CGGCTGTGACAACTCCTCCAGCTCAGCCAATGAGCTTGCAGAAGACTGTCTGCTCCTCACACTCTCTGCCGAGgaactccgcccccttcctgcagacCCAGCTCTCCTGCCCAGGGGGCGTGTCTCTCTGGAGCAGGGCCGCCCCCTCTCACTGCTGGGGGGAGTGGCCAGCAGGTCCCGACAAACCTTTCGCTggctggagagggagagagagaggggggggggggggggggggggggacagtgaGTTAAGAGGGAAATAGAAGAGAGGCagaaagggggggagggagggggaaggagATGAGGGGGTGGGACAGTAGGAGAGAGGTTTGTAGAAAGAGGGGAGACGGTGCAGGAATGGAAGGGGGAGGAGagagtggagggagagagagttaTAGAGATATTCACAGATCCTGACCAAGATTCATCATCACTGGATCAGACACAGGTGAAAGTGTAGCACAGAGAGAGGGTACACTAAACACACACAACTCCACTGCAGCCCTGTCAACAGGGACCTGTACATTCACAGAACTAACTGTTCACATACAAACTACTGAACgaatacgagagagagagagagagagagagagagagagagagggggggggcaggggggtacACTTGGGTTCTCAGTAAAGTTAAatcggagagagagagacatgaacacAGAGGGGTGGAGTGCTGTGATCACAGGAGTTCCCCATGAAGACCGACCGTGTTTCTGTTCAAACCCCACGCAGAGttcactcacactgacacagctCTGTGACTCATTGATTACTGTTTTACGGATTACACACTGTGGAGAGCTCTGGATTCATTGtgacatcacacacacactgctgcaagCCAGCCTTTGaaatatgaataataaataaatcaagtttTAAAATCTGAATTCCCCCCcaccctctcactctctccaattcaaatggtctttattggcatgacaagcaATACAAGTATtgttaaaatgaatgtaaaattGAACAGAAATATTTAACATTATAACAGTGCTAGTATGGAAAGGCCTCTACTCTGCCCTTCCAATGAGGCTGCAGGCTGCACTATACTGCGCAGAGATTTCTGTTACCTTTCTTTTCCCCTTTCATCAAAAAAATTCCTTCTCTTTCTGCCAGCTTGCTAGAATACTTGTCTCCGAGTTCTCTGTATTTTGTACAGTGGAGAATGCAATGTGTCTCTGATTCAGTCTCTCCCCTGCCTGTCGCACTGGTTACAGAGTCAAGCCTCTCTGGGCTTCCAGTGTAATTTGTCTCTGCCTGTTTCAATCTGCAGTTTATGGTCACTGATTGTGGTCTTTTGGTTTTTTTCTCCCTCTTACCTcctcctctctgcctctctctgtctctgctccTTGTCCTTCACGTAGGCTGTGGGGTCGAAGCGCTGGACTCGGGTTCctgtgagggggagagagaggggaacacTCCATCAGAACCATGCAGACAAGCAAAAGGCTGCCAAActctgtctcttctagtttcaataacaccgATGAAGGCATTGGAGCCAAATGCTTGActttcccccctcccctcccctcccctacaCACACAGCTGGTCAGTGGTTACTCACCTGAAGGAGACAGGCGTGGAGGAACTGGGCGGGATCCTGACCTCTCCCGTGACCTCTCCCTGTCCCCTCCAGCCCAGCACTCTCTCCGCTCCCTCGACACTGATCTGACGGGTCCTGCAGAGCCTGTTCTCCCccgactcctctccctctccctgtcccggGACACAGAGcgcctcccctccccctcccctcccccccggGACAGAGGGGTCATCCTGCTGTGGAGAGACAGAggcagggtttcccctgggttctagatttttgtagtcactagtgactaatgctttctaaaaacattagtcactccagatattcagtagtcactactggtgcacagctcaagtcttcaagggtgttatgaatcctgattttattttataccttaaatcactgtattgaccaaaacaattattgaattaaaccattttagtaatgctctacagtttaaatgaattggtaatttacagctgtaaagttttagaacattaacactcaagaaccagatttatttgccctgaaaagctacatacagacacagaatgcattatgaattacttataccatgtatgtctttttacaataaaaagaaaaaaaaaacattgttagaatattatatacaacccatggaaacagagttttgcaataaggctgaaactttgctgcttgttttctttttctgttatctgacgcttgtgagcttagtttgttcttttttttctggtgttccgaatccaagtcttcattttctacaacgtgttgttgtgtttgttctatttcactcttgctgaaaaaacgagtggattttcttctgcgacattttacagtattggctaacagttttgttttttaaatcgcgCGCAGgtttaccgcaatcatgtatttatattgatgataaagttatagaaaagaaggcaaagaaaagctcactatccacgcatctctacagctgacctcaatacgaaaacatattactggcatttttaaattattggtgactaaaacgtacagtactgatgctaattaaaaaataataataaaacgcttacctagtatcagtgtaatggatgtccctgcttgttaccacacaaatcactgatgatggcagggaaattggagagagcttcagtcacaagacatttttggcgtttttaatctttgatggtatttcgtcttgatcgccctttgctagtaatgtactagtattgagcaaacaatccacattttttcactggattgaaagctaaaaactcttactactCTCACACCAGGCGTAACGGCTTGGCAATactagaccgcatgacaatactgcagtttctgactggccatacattctgtgttttgaaatgaaccaatagtacttaagttacaataaactttaatcgggtcattgaaaaaaacaaataaatatcgacttgtaggcatgaacgcacacaggaaataaaatgagttaaagactaggcgtttagtttttaaaaatgtctttttttgtatcctaCACAGagtgcagtaaccgcccaactgtttatattacatttaaataacagggtttatttatgacgtacatatttaatatgtaaattagtcatgtgtgtgctgaacgctctgtcacagcacatcagtctggtgttagcgattaaacgttgattacatgacaaaagtttgcaatagattggcaagtggtactgaataaaatgcgttgtctgccatttcagaatttttctcgagtaccccaggggtacgtgtaccccagtttgaaaactgctagaagaaaccacattaccaacagatacagtttaatagtagtagtatttaaatgccgttgtcctgactggtaaattcttccagcttccccttttattttgacaatttccatataagaaattgcatttttatcttgacattttcaTTCTTtgccaccaagtaaatattttggacagttttcaaaacaattgttgctttatttttacaacacacgtcgGTGTTGTTaataatatgataaacgcgtatatctgcttcaggttaaacgataGGCCCGTGTTacacaaaacactacaaataaaatgtcaaatatacactatgtatttcgttggttttgtggatttgctatgtttttaacttattttaatactgcacataatgatatggttttgaaaatgctacttgccaaaaccatgctgcacgtgaactgtattacataataatttcctttattccgattccagtggtgttttctcaatgcaaggtgtattgtaggcatatatacagtgccgtataaaaccacatacactgtatatatatcattttaccatgctcgttataggcctactggcgaaatggtcaagagacagttggtgcttaacacatacggaataattttggccctgaattttagcatttttggtcatagaaaagacacatttcacatattttataacgttaccgtaggctaatttttttttcttagttaatgatgcgttttcgtttcacaaatcttctgcacacagtatttttaagcacaactgtAATAACttatatttcaacagtcactgccgaagcttattactttttcttccagaagtaatggtcggtgtaacagggatacaaggttatatttacgcaacatgaaactgaggcgctgaatggctgactgcatttacatcATCTACCACAggatgagaacgttgcagagtcaatgatTCGATGAGGCCGAGGctctgatctgatcagcagcagtgactctatggtttagcgatcccttcttttgaagaaagagacgttgtgtgtgtctttaacaaaagggattttttttaatagtataaACAGAAACGATTGTCACTAGTGacaattccactttttttttgtcgtcactttcaaaaaacattcgcaaattacgagagtgacgagcgacagcgaaacccctggACAGAGGGACACATTTACAGACAGAAACACCCCTATAGCCCCAGAATCCGATAGCCTCAATAACTAAAACTAAATATtgttaatatcaagtttcatgacaatcagATCAGCAGTTTTGCAGATAGCTGGAAGCTTGTGCAGAGTGACTCTCGTACCATTTCATCCCAGGCAGGGATTATAATGCTAGTGTGGTGCAGCCTTCCTGAGCTTTAGCCTGTGGTACAGGAGTCTACCCAGCTGCTAAAAAGTGTCTCTAATAAAGAGAATGAAATAAAAACCCAGACTAGCTGCTCATGAGAAATCCTTTAACCTCATtgattttccatttacagtaaacAGTGTGATATTCTTTTGAGGCTCCTTCCCTGAAACTGTCTCCTCAACTAACTCAAAGAACAGAGGCAGCTGCTGGCTACTAGCAATCAGAACAGCCCTCTACAAAATCAACCAAATTCAATTCATGTGCGAATATGAATTACTTGTGGTATCAATAATCCTGGCCCCCCTACCCTCCGCCTCACCCCTTCCTGCACAGCGCCAGCTCATTGGTCAGACTCTTCACTCGAACCCGCAGACTCCTCTCAGACTCCTTCAACTCCTCCAGCTAGAGAGAGGGAGATGAAGGAAACGAATTACAGTCTGGGTGCATTTGCAGTCTCAGTGTTTGTGGACAAACGGGAGCCTTAAAACTACAGGATCTTGAAGATTAAACTCTTACCTGTTAAATATCCCTCTTTCCACCGACCCCACCTCTCTttttcttccttctttctctcaCCTGTTCCTGTAGCTGTCTGtactcctgctctctctctctctcacctgttcctGTAGCTGTCTGtactcctgctctctctctctctcacctgttcctGTAGCTGTCTGtactcctgctctctctctctctcacctgttcctGTAGCTGTCTGTactcctgctctctctcacctgttcctGTAGCTGTCTGtactcctgctctctctctctctcacctgttcctGTAGCTGTCTGTactcctgatctctctctctcacctgttcctGTAGCTGTCTGTacttctgctctctctctcacctgttcctGTAGCTGTCTGTACTTCTGCTCGCTCTCTCACCTGTTCCTGTAGCTGTCTGtactcctgctctctctctctctcacctgttcctGTAGCTGTCTGTACTCCTGCTCTCTCTTGCTCTGTGCTCTCTTGTTTCTTGTCCTCTCTCTCAGCAGTTCTTCCTCTAGACTGTGCACCACGTCCTTCAGGACTCTGACCCCTCGGAGGTCACTGTGGGGTCGCGACCCCTCTGCCTGCATCCTCTCCAGGGCCCCTGCCAGCACCTCCTTCTCCTGATGCAGCTTCACCAACCTGCAGCAGAGAGCACCcagtcagagacacacacacacacacacacagcacagagacacacacacacagcactttcATACCACAACTCACTGGTGCCTCACCCTGTAAAcattgcagtgtttacaagaacctcattacattacctttgctgtgtcctgtgttgtccgtatcagctatatttttaaaacacagtgcCTTCAGAAATGTTTAagtaaaagctgaaaaaaagtaaatgcCTAGTTTATTTAGCTATGAATCACCCTTCTCTCTCAGCTCCTCTCGCACTTACTCTGCTCTGAGTCCTTGCTGGTGTGTGcagccctctctcccctctcccctctcactcaCTCTGCTCCGAGTCGGTGTGTCTCTGAGTCCTTGCTGGTGTGTGcagccccctctcccctctcccctctcccctctcccctctcccctctcccctctcactcaCTCTGCTCTGAGTCGGTGTGTCTCCGAGTCCTTGCTGGTGTGTGcagccccctctcccctctctctcagctCTTCTCTCAGCTCTCTGATCTCTCTCTGCAGC
The sequence above is a segment of the Acipenser ruthenus chromosome 7, fAciRut3.2 maternal haplotype, whole genome shotgun sequence genome. Coding sequences within it:
- the LOC117415447 gene encoding centrosomal protein CCDC61-like, with translation MEAGPSVQAELEFRGAEFSVRVSSGAEFLEVEVSDMLSADQWRGQFDSAYIEDLTRKTGNFKQFAIFCSMLESALTKSSESVTLDLLTYSDLELLRNRKAGLGSRPHPSSKSPALNAKRYLILIYSVEFDRIHYPLPLPYQGKPDPARLQREIRELREELRERGEGAAHTSKDSETHRLRAELVKLHQEKEVLAGALERMQAEGSRPHSDLRGVRVLKDVVHSLEEELLRERTRNKRAQSKREQEYRQLQEQLEELKESERSLRVRVKSLTNELALCRKGRMTPLSRGGGEGEGRRSVSRDRERERSRGRTGSAGPVRSVSRERRECWAGGDRERSRERSGSRPVPPRLSPSGTRVQRFDPTAYVKDKEQRQREAERRSQRKVCRDLLATPPSSERGRPCSRETRPLGRRAGSAGRGRSSSAESVRSRQSSASSLAELEELSQPLPSSSGLGGRKAGRPLGSVLWNAPGLPRRGAGGPKKHMSSTPTRKNRSSDKENSSGPGADLSEIDARLQALQEYMRNLDTQA